In uncultured Cohaesibacter sp., a genomic segment contains:
- a CDS encoding dihydrodipicolinate synthase family protein codes for MTLLTSDTKGVFAISVTPFNEQGAIDFDSLDRATDFYLEKGSTGITVLGMMGEAPKMTQAEAVTIAERVIKRANGAPIVVGVSAPGLAAIGELSKKAMDLGAAGVMIAPPGNLKTNEQIITYYANACDAAGAGVPVVLQDFPLTTGVNISTDTLGSIIEQNEQIVMLKHEDWPGLEKVTAVRAAEKAGRRPISILCGNGALFLPEAMARGANGAMTGFAYIEMLRDVVAFAEKGELDRAQDVYDAYLPLVCYEQQPGLGLAVRKYVLQKRGVIASEAMRKPGKGLTAAAKVEVDRIIARQEKRLKELG; via the coding sequence ATGACGCTGCTCACCAGTGACACCAAGGGTGTTTTCGCCATTTCGGTAACACCATTCAACGAACAGGGTGCCATAGATTTCGATAGTCTGGATCGCGCAACCGATTTCTATCTGGAAAAGGGTTCGACCGGCATCACCGTGCTTGGCATGATGGGGGAAGCCCCCAAGATGACGCAGGCCGAAGCGGTCACCATCGCCGAACGCGTGATCAAGCGCGCCAATGGTGCCCCGATTGTGGTCGGCGTTTCCGCGCCGGGTCTCGCGGCCATTGGCGAATTGTCCAAAAAGGCAATGGATCTGGGTGCTGCCGGGGTCATGATTGCCCCTCCGGGCAACCTGAAGACCAATGAGCAGATCATCACCTATTATGCCAATGCCTGTGACGCGGCTGGTGCTGGCGTGCCTGTGGTCCTGCAGGACTTCCCGCTGACAACCGGCGTCAATATCTCCACCGATACTCTGGGCAGCATCATCGAGCAGAATGAGCAGATCGTCATGCTCAAGCATGAAGACTGGCCGGGCCTTGAAAAAGTCACCGCCGTGCGCGCAGCCGAGAAGGCCGGGCGTCGTCCGATCTCCATTCTTTGCGGTAACGGTGCGCTCTTCCTGCCCGAAGCCATGGCACGCGGTGCAAATGGCGCGATGACCGGCTTTGCCTATATCGAAATGCTCAGAGACGTGGTCGCATTTGCCGAGAAAGGCGAGCTGGATCGCGCACAGGATGTTTATGATGCCTATCTCCCTCTGGTATGCTACGAACAACAGCCGGGTCTTGGCCTTGCTGTTCGCAAATATGTCTTGCAGAAACGCGGCGTCATCGCCTCGGAAGCCATGCGCAAACCGGGCAAGGGACTGACCGCTGCCGCAAAGGTCGAGGTTGATCGCATCATCGCTCGGCAGGAAAAAAGATTGAAGGAGCTTGGCTGA
- a CDS encoding Xaa-Pro peptidase family protein — protein MPTPAYWFEREEYLARLSRIQAELKKRDLDGLIAFLPETVTWVTGYFTRAYGTLQFAIIPASGEPTLFCRDVEEYYLDSTCVFADRVMWTDSDDRMKVAAEAIRSRMGASAKLGIELSAWPLSAGRFEYLKSTLPGISWQDESNMAPTMRLIKTPAEIAYQRRAAKAAEAGMQAAIDASEVGVSEREMAAQICAAMIRAGSDLPGPGVMSSGERAFHLHGGYSDRILEEGDIVQIEVTPNVRHYHARFMRPIRIAPARDDDHRIVEKLIAIQDAALAEVRPGVAATVPDSIYRDGILSAGLRETYTNKTFYSVGLLLQPNGGEPLEAEPSCTWSFEPGQTFHTYLLASGYGMSETIAITESGYERLTNFPRKLFVK, from the coding sequence ATGCCAACACCAGCTTATTGGTTTGAGCGCGAGGAATATCTCGCCCGCCTGTCACGCATACAGGCTGAATTAAAGAAACGGGATCTGGATGGGCTAATTGCCTTTTTGCCGGAGACGGTTACCTGGGTTACCGGCTATTTCACCCGCGCCTATGGCACCTTGCAGTTTGCCATCATTCCGGCCAGTGGTGAGCCCACCCTCTTTTGCCGCGATGTCGAGGAATATTATCTCGACAGCACATGCGTCTTTGCCGACCGTGTCATGTGGACGGATAGCGACGACCGGATGAAGGTGGCAGCCGAAGCGATACGCAGCCGTATGGGCGCAAGCGCCAAACTGGGTATCGAGCTTTCGGCATGGCCGCTCTCGGCCGGACGGTTCGAATATCTCAAATCCACGCTTCCGGGCATCAGTTGGCAGGATGAAAGCAACATGGCGCCAACCATGCGCCTGATCAAGACACCGGCCGAGATCGCCTATCAGCGCCGCGCAGCCAAGGCCGCCGAAGCAGGCATGCAGGCGGCGATTGACGCCTCGGAAGTTGGTGTCAGCGAGCGGGAAATGGCAGCCCAGATCTGCGCCGCCATGATCCGCGCCGGTTCCGACCTGCCCGGCCCGGGCGTGATGTCTTCGGGCGAACGCGCCTTCCATCTGCATGGTGGCTATTCGGACCGCATTCTGGAAGAAGGCGATATCGTGCAGATTGAGGTGACACCGAATGTGCGCCATTATCACGCCCGTTTCATGCGCCCGATCCGCATTGCTCCGGCCCGTGATGACGATCACAGAATCGTTGAAAAGCTGATCGCCATTCAGGATGCCGCCCTTGCCGAAGTGCGCCCGGGCGTTGCGGCGACGGTGCCAGACAGCATCTATCGCGATGGTATCCTCTCGGCTGGCCTGCGCGAAACCTACACCAACAAGACATTCTATTCTGTCGGCCTTCTGCTTCAGCCCAATGGCGGCGAACCACTGGAGGCAGAACCAAGCTGCACTTGGTCTTTCGAGCCGGGTCAAACCTTCCACACCTACCTTCTGGCGAGTGGATACGGCATGTCCGAGACCATCGCCATTACCGAATCGGGCTATGAAAGACTGACCAATTTCCCCCGCAAGCTCTTTGTCAAATAA